Proteins from a single region of Corylus avellana chromosome ca11, CavTom2PMs-1.0:
- the LOC132165497 gene encoding probable plastidic glucose transporter 2, giving the protein MWGRQYSMYKRLPPRDYANIVDMEENSALLQNNMSPETSNPSWRLSLPHVLVATITSFLFGYHIGVVNEPLESISEDLGFSGNTLAEGLVVSTCLGGAFLGSLLSGWVADGVGRRRTFQLCALPMIIGASMSAITNNLAGMLLGRLFVGIGLGLGPPVASLYVTEVSPAFVRGTYGSFIQIATCLGLMGALFIGIPAKEIAGWWRICFWVSTIPAAILVVAMMFCAESPHWLYKRGRTEEAEAEFEKLLGGSHVKFAMAELSKSDRGDDNDTVRLSELLYGRHFRVVFIGSTLFALQQLSGINAVFYFSSTVFKSAGVPSNLANVFIGIANLTGSLIAMALMDKLGRKMLLLWSFFGMAISMALQVTAASSYIPKIGALYLSVGGMLLFVFTFATGAGPVPGLLLPEIFPSRIRAKAMAVCMSVHWVINFFVGLLFLGLLEKLGPQLLYSMFSTFCVMAVVFVKRNVVETKGKSLQEIEIALLPQD; this is encoded by the exons ATGTGGGGGCGTCAATACTCAATGTACAAGCGCTTGCCACCAAGAGATTATGCAAATATAGTTGACATGGAAGAAAACTCAG CTCTTCTACAGAACAACATGTCTCCAGAAACTTCAAACCCTTCATGGAGGCTTTCTTTGCCGCATGTATTAGTCGCAACCATAACCTCATTCTTATTTGGCTACCACATAGG AGTAGTTAACGAACCACTTGAAAGCATTTCTGAAGATCTTGGTTTCAGCGGGAATACCTTGGCAGAAG GCCTGGTTGTGAGCACATGTCTGGGTGGTGCCTTTCTTGGATCCCTACTCAGTGGTTGGGTTGCTGATGGGGTTGGGCGACGTAGAACTTTTCAGTTGTGTGCTTTGCCTATGATTATTGGTGCTTCTATGAG CGCAATAACCAACAATCTTGCGGGTATGCTTTTGGGGCGGTTATTTGTTGGGATCGGATTGGGCCTGGGCCCCCCTGTTGCTTCTCTCTATGTCACAGAG GTTTCTCCTGCCTTTGTGAGGGGTACCTACGGCAGCTTTATTCAAATTGCAACATGTCTTGGACTTATGGGGGCCCTGTTTATTGGAATCCCTGCCAAAGAAATTGCCGGCTG GTGGCGTATCTGTTTTTGGGTATCTACAATTCCAGCTGCAATACTTGTTGTTGCCATGATGTTTTGTGCAGAAAGTCCCCATTGGCTATATAAg AGAGGAAGAACAGAGGAAGCTGAAGCTGAATTCGAGAAGCTCCTAGGAGGATCACATGTCAAATTTGCAATGGCAGAATTATCCAAGTCAGACAGGGGAGATGACAATGATACTGTGAGGCTCTCGGAGTTGCTTTATGGTCGCCATTTTAGAG TTGTTTTTATTGGGTCAACCCTATTTGCTTTACAACAGCTATCTGGTATAAACGCTGTATTTTATTTCTCTTCAACTGTTTTTAAAAGTGCGGGAGTGCCGTCAAACCTTGCCAATGTCTTCATAGGAATTGCAAATTTAACAG GATCTCTTATTGCGATGGCTTTGATGGATAAACTAGGAAGAAAGATGCTCCTTCTGTGGAGCTTTTTTGGCATG GCAATATCTATGGCCCTCCAAGTTACCGCAGCAAGCTCTTATATACCAAAAATTGGAGCTTTGTACCTATCTGTTGGTGGCATGCTGCT GTTTGTGTTTACGTTTGCTACGGGAGCTGGTCCAGTTCCAGGTCTCCTTCTGCCTGAAATATTCCCCAGCCGAATTAGAGCAAAAGCTATGGCAGTCTGTATGTCAGTTCATTGg GTGATCAATTTCTTTGTGGGGTTGCTGTTCTTGGGTTTGCTGGAGAAACTTGGGCCGCAGCTCTTGTACTCGATGTTTTCAACCTTTTGTGTAATGGCCGTGgtgtttgtgaaaagaaatgTGGTGGAAACCAAAGGGAAATCGCTTCAAGAAATTGAGATAGCACTTCTTCCGCAAGACTAG
- the LOC132165550 gene encoding cyclin-dependent kinase F-1: MEPHPTKSWSIHTRPEIVAKYEILERVGAGAYSDVYRARRRSDEVVVALKEVHDYQSAFREIEALQVLRNSPNVVVMHEYFWSEDGDEDAVLVLEYMRTDLAAVIREAKKEGRPIGVGEVKRWMVQILCGVDVCHRNMIVHRDLKPSNLLVSDDGVLKLADFGQARILLEPGYIGYYDPQQYEQNTVNQESTFQHAEVSPEAHNLGQEMNEIQEQDTISKEEYFRQLDEVKAKSSIDETDKEMNFHDGDVSCLATCSTSDMEDDPFKSSYSYEAEEGGDDRQGALTSCVGTRWFRAPELLYGSTNYGLEIDLWSLGCIFAELFTLEPLFPGTADIDQLSRIFSVLGNLTEEVWPGCAKLPDYRTISFSKVENPVGLEACLPNRSPDEISLVKKLACYDPASRATAMELLQDNYFSEEPLPAPISELRVPLMRSGQDEDSPRGWYDHDEMGSDSDFEDFGPVNVTSTSTGFSIQFP, from the exons ATGGAGCCCCACCCAACAAAGAGCTGGAGCATCCACACCCGACCCGAGATCGTCGCGAAGTACGAGATATTGGAGCGCGTGGGAGCCGGCGCGTACTCCGACGTGTACAGAGCGCGACGGCGATCCGACGAGGTCGTGGTGGCGCTCAAGGAGGTCCATGACTACCAGTCGGCGTTCCGAGAGATTGAGGCCCTCCAGGTCTTGCGCAATTCGCCGAACGTCGTCGTCATGCACGAGTACTTTTGGAGCGAGGACGGGGACGAGGACGCGGTGCTGGTGCTGGAGTACATGAGGACGGACTTGGCGGCGGTGATCAGGGAGGCGAAGAAAGAGGGCCGTCCGATTGGGGTCGGCGAGGTGAAGAGGTGGATGGTGCAGATTCTCTGTGGAGTCGATGTGTGTCACAGGAATATGATCGTGCATCGGGACTTGAAGCCCAGTAATCTGTTGGTTTCGGATGATGGGGTGCTCAAGCTCGCAGATTTTGGGCAG GCGAGGATACTTCTGGAGCCCGGATATATAGGTTACTACGATCCACAACAATATGAACAAAACACTGTAAATCAGGAGAGTACCTTTCAGCATGCTGAAGTTTCTCCTGAAGCACACAATTTAGGCCAAGAAATGAATGAAATTCAAGAGCAGGACACCATAAGTAAAGAAGAATATTTCAGACAGTTAGATGAGGTGAAGGCTAAAAGCTCCATTGATGAAACCGACAAGGAAATGAATTTTCACGATGGAGATGTATCTTGTCTTGCAACATGCTCGACAAGCGACATGGAGGATGATCCTTTCAAGAGTTCTTACTCCTACGAAGCTGAAGAGGGTGGTGATGATAGACAAGGTGCTCTCACATCCTGCGTCGGAACTCGTTGGTTCAGGGCTCCCGAACTTCTCTACGGATCCACAAACTATGGTTTAGAGATCGACCTCTGGTCATTGGGCTGCATATTCGCCGAGCTTTTTACTCTGGAGCCCCTTTTTCCCGGAACCGCTGACATTGATCAACTCAGCAGAATTTTTAGTGTGCTTGGAAACTTAACTGAGGAAGTCTGGCCAGGATGTGCTAAACTTCCTGATTATAGAACAATTTCATTCAGTAAGGTAGAAAATCCAGTTGGTTTGGAAGCGTGCCTGCCCAACCGCTCCCCTGATGAGATCTCCCTGGTGAAAAAACTAGCCTGTTATGACCCAGCTAGCAGAGCTACAGCAATGGAGCTGCTCCAAGACAATTATTTCAGTGAAGAACCTCTTCCAGCTCCAATATCTGAGTTACGGGTTCCTTTGATGAGAAGTGGGCAAGATGAGGATTCTCCGAGAGGGTGGTACGACCACGATGAAATGGGATCAGATTCTGATTTTGAGGACTTTGGCCCTGTGAATGTTACCAGCACTAGTACTGGTTTTTCCATACAGTTCCCTTGA
- the LOC132165197 gene encoding blue copper protein-like: MASAQFFSILTTAAILVPSILATEFLVGDETGWDTNYDYKGWTRGKEFHVGDQLVFKYIPGAHTVNEVNGTDFQQCVASAGIKSLTSGYDIITLTTPGEKWYICGIDGHCKAGEQKLAITVLDQTVSPATPSNLATRESDEACVNAVVLSVSHILMILETLRWQLTQSTG, from the exons ATGGCCTCTGCCCAATTCTTCTCCATCCTCACCACTGCTGCAATTCTTGTTCCTTCAATTTTGGCCACAGAGTTCCTGGTTGGTGATGAGACAGGTTGGGATACGAACTATGATTACAAAGGTTGGACTCGGGGAAAGGAATTCCATGTCGGTGATCAACTAG TGTTTAAGTACATACCCGGAGCCCACACTGTCAATGAAGTTAATGGCACTGACTTCCAACAATGTGTGGCGTCGGCGGGCATCAAGTCGTTGACCAGTGGATACGATATAATCACGTTAACAACTCCGGGAGAAAAATGGTACATTTGTGGTATTGACGGGCATTGTAAAGCTGGAGAACAAAAGCTGGCCATAACAGTGTTGGATCAGACGGTGTCTCCGGCAACTCCTTCCAATTTAGCAACAAGGGAAAGC GACGAGGCCTGTGTTAATGCAGTGGTCCTCTCGGTCTCTCACATATTGATGATTTTGGAGACACTCAGATGGCAGCTGACTCAATCCACAGGCTGA
- the LOC132165457 gene encoding rac-like GTP-binding protein ARAC7 has translation MSASKFIKCVTVGDGAVGKTCMLICYTSNKFPTDYIPTVFDNFSANVAVDGSIVNLGLWDTAGQEDYSRLRPLSYRGADIFVLAFSLISRASYENVLKKWMPELRRFAPNVPIVLVGTKLDIREDSRYFAEHMGSNVITSAQGEELRKQIGAAAYIECSSKTQQNVKAVFDTAIKVVLQPPRRKEMARKKKRRRSGCGIATIVCGGCAA, from the exons ATGAGTGCTTCAAAGTTCATTAAATGTGTTACTGTCGGAGATGGAGCTGTTGGGAAGACCTGTATGCTCATTTGTTACACCAGCAACAAGTTCCCCACT GATTATATACCCACAGTGTTTGACAATTTCAGCGCCAATGTGGCTGTGGATGGGAGCATTGTCAACTTGGGACTCTGGGATACTGCAG GTCAGGAAGATTATAGCAGGTTAAGGCCACTGAGTTACAGAGGTGCAGATATATTTGTCTTAGCTTTCTCATTAATCAGTAGGGCAAGCTATGAAAATGTTCTTAAGAAG TGGATGCCTGAACTTCGCCGATTTGCACCCAATGTTCCAATTGTTCTTGTTGGAACAAAGTTAG ATATTCGTGAGGATAGTAGGTATTTTGCTGAGCATATGGGATCTAATGTCATAACATCTGCTCAG GGAGAGGAACTGAGGAAACAAATTGGTGCAGCAGCTTATATAGAATGCAGCTCTAAGACTCAACAG AATGTCAAAGCTGTATTTGACACTGCAATCAAGGTTGTTCTTCAACCTCCAAGGAGGAAGGAGATGGCAAGGAAGAAAAAGCGTAGAAGGTCTGGCTGTGGAATTGC GACAATTGTCTGTGGAGGCTGTGCTGCTTAA
- the LOC132166443 gene encoding peroxiredoxin-2, whose product MAPIAVGDVLPDGTLSYFDEEDKLQSVSVHSLAAGKKVILFGVPGAFTPTCSLKHVPGFVEKAEELKSKGVDEILLISVNDSFVMKAWAKTYPENKHVKFLADGAAKYTHALGLELDLGEKGLGTRSRRFALLVDDLKVKVANVESGGEFTVSSAEDIIKAL is encoded by the exons ATGGCCCCGATTGCTGTCGGCGACGTGTTACCGGACGGTACGCTCTCCTACTTCGACGAGGAAGACAAGCTCCAATCTGTGTCCGTACACTCCCTCGCCGCCGGTAAAAAAGTCATCCTCTTCGGCGTCCCCGGTGCCTTCACCCCCACTTGCAG CTTGAAGCATGTGCCAGGGTTCGTTGAGAAAGCAGAGGAGCTAAAGTCAAAGGGAGTTGACGAAATTTTGTTGATTAGTG TGAATGACTCGTTTGTGATGAAGGCATGGGCCAAGACTTACCCTGAGAACAAGCATGTGAAGTTCCTTGCTGATGGGGCAGCGAAATACACCCATGCTCTTGGTCTTGAGCTTGACCTTGGAGAGAAAGGACTGGGGACTCGTTCAAGGAGATTTGCTCTCTTGGTAGACGACCTCAAAGTGAAGGTTGCAAATGTTGAATCTGGGGGTGAATTCACTGTCTCCAGTGCTGAGGATATTATCAAGGCACTTTAA